A segment of the Halovivax limisalsi genome:
CGACATCGATGAATTACTACTACGAAACCGTCGAAGGCGCATCCGTCGACGCCGGGGACCTCACGGCGGTGTGGAACGACGGCGTCGATAAAGAGGTCTTCTACGACATCGGCGCGGACGTCCACTTCCAGGACCCGTGTTGGTTGCGCCAGTTCGCGGACAACTGGACCCGCGAGGACGTCGACGAGGTGCGACAGCAGATCGGTCCCTGGTTCGGCAACCGGTACAGCCGCGAGCACACGGACCCGCCGGCGGGGTGTCGGGACGGGTATCGATATTACACGCTCTGGGAACTCTCGGAGAAAGTCGCCGCCGTCTTCCGCGAGGAGAAGCGGTTCGAGGCGTTCCGGACGATGTACGAGCGCCTCGAAGCGGAGATCCGGACGAACCTCCCGCCCGAAGCCGAGCGCCCGACCGTCGGACTCGTGACCATCAGGGACGGGACGTTCCGGCCGTACGAGCTGAACAACCCGGGATTCGCCAAGGCGCACCTCCGACCGCTCGGGGCGAAAGACGCCTTCGCGGCGAGCGACCAGACCTACGACGAAAATCAGGACGGACGCCTCGACTACGAGGGGATGCTGTCGGTCGATCCGGACGTGATCCTCCACAGTCAGGGGGTCGGCGGCTTCTTCGACGTGGCGGCGATCCGGGAAACGCTGGAGGATCACCCGGTCGGGGGCGAACTCGCGGCCGTCCAGAACGACCGCGTGTACAGTTCCGGGACGCCGTTCCAGGGTCCCTTGATGAATTGCTTCCAGCTCGAAATGACGGCGAAGCAGCTCTACCCGGACGCCTTCGGGGAGTGGCCCGCCGACGGGAGCGAAGACGCCTACCCGGAAATCCCCACGGACGAACAACTCGTCGACCGAAATCGGATCGCGGACGGCATTCGCGGGGACATCTGAAATGAGCGAACGGAACGACGCAGGACGATACGTCGCACCGACGCGCAGGGACGCCATCGCCTACGGCGGGACGGTCGCCGTGACCGGACTCCTCGCCGGCTGTCTCGGAGACGAAAGCGTGGGGTCGGAGCCGGAACCGACATCGGAAGGCGCCGACACCGAGCGTTCGGACGAACCGGCCGACACCGAGGACGCCAGTTACTCGGTGACGCTGTCGCCCGTGGGCGAGGTCAGCTTCGAGGAGCCCCCGGAGACCGTCTTCACGCGATTGACCCACCACGCCGGCATGGCGTTCGCGCTCGGCCGCGGGAATTCGATCACCGCGATGCACGCCCCGGACTACTACGACGGACTCTGGAACCAGTACGTCGAGCGCCTGCCAGGCGTCGAGCTCGATTGGAGCGGGCTGTACTCCTCCTGGCAACCGGAACAGGAGAAACTGTACGAACTCGACAGCGACGTCCACCTGGCCGATCCGGCCTGGATCGGCGTCCAGGACGCCTGGGACCGAAGGGAGCTCGACGAAATCGCCGAGCGTATCGCACCCTGGTTCGGCAACTCGTTGAGTGACAGTCACCAGGAACCCCAGGTCGCCTGGATCGACGATTACGAGTACTACACGCTCTGGGAGCAGTTCGAGCTCGTCGCCGACGCGTTCCGGGAGCGAGGGCGCTACGAGGCACTGGCCGCGGTCCACGACGACCTCGTGGCGACGATCGAGGCGGGCGTTCCCCCCGAGGCGGAGCGTCCGACGGTCGCCGTCATCGCCGCTGCCGACGTCGATGAGATCTACACCTACCCCGTGGGGACGCCCGGATTCCTCAACGCACACACTCGGCCGCTCGGGCCGAGGGACGCGTTCGAGGGGGCGGTCGAACCGACGAGCGTCGTCGACTTCGAGACGCTCCTCGAGTACGATCCCGACGTCATCCTCCACCTCGGCGGGATGGAGCCGAACACCGACATGGCCGAGCGCCGGGACGTCTTCGCGGACGATCCCGTGGCTTCGCGGGTTGAGGCCGTGGAGAACGGCCGCGTCTACGCCCAGGGCGCGCGCTACCAGGGGCCGATTCTCAACCTCTTCCAGCTGGAGATGACCGCGAAGCAGCTCTACCCGGACGTCTTCGGCGAGTGGCCGACGTACGAGGACGGACCCTACCCAAAGATCCCCGAGGACGAACGGCTGTTCGACCGCCAGATCGTCGCGGACGCGATCCGCGGAGACCGATGATCGACGGCGCGGCCGTCGTCGGGATCCGAGCCCCACGACGAGCGGCGTAGTCACCGCGCACTACGGGCTCGGAACCGTGATCGACGACCGCAGGCCGTCCTCGTAACGCCCGTGTGCGCCCCTGGTGACCCGTTCGCCGGCGGAGCGGGAGGTCGGCACGCCAGGTTTTAGGCTCGCCGAAAAATCGACGGCGTTAATACGGTTTAGGTAGGCCAAAAACATATGCGAGAGACACGGCGAACCTGGATCGCGGGAACGGGCGCGACGGTGCTGGGCACCGCCCTCGCGGGCTGTAGCGGAATTCTCGACAGAGACGACTCGACGGGCGACGGGGACGATCGCTCGACGGGCACCACGACCGAGACCGACGACGGGTCGGACGAGGGCGAGAGCGTACAACCGGAGCCGACGGACGTCGCGGTCGCCGCGGAGTGGAACGCGATTCGGACCCGGCTACGCGACCCGGTGATCCTCGGCCACGCCGACGAGTTCGCCGCCGGCGCATCCGTGGCGGGGGCCATCTTCGAGCGGTTCGAGCGAGCATCGGGCGAGGACAACGCCCACGAAATGCTCGAAGCGACGAGCGAGGGGGACTACGAGGGGTTCGAAGGCGGCCTGGCAGACCTCCGAGAGGCCCTCGAGGACGAGGACCTGGCGGGCGCACACGACGCGATGCGCCGCGCCGACGAACACCTTCGGGACGCCCAGGGCGTCCTCCTGGGATCGGATTCGGTCCGATCGCTCAGCCTCCTCGTGATGGGCGCCCACGTCGCCGACGCGGCGCTGCTGGCGGCGATCGGCGATCTCACCGATGCGGCCGCGGAGTTTTCACACATCGGCGATCGCTTCGAGGAGAGCGGCCTGCGTGACGTACTGACCGACGCCGACGGGGCGGCCGCCGACACGTTCGCCGGAGCGCTCGACAGCGCGGCGTCGGCCGCAGAAGCCGAGGATGGCGAGGCGGCGGTAGCGGACGCGGCCGAGGCCTTCGAGGCGGCCACCGATGCCGGCTACGAACTCCGTTCCGAGCCGGTCGCCGGAGCCGGGCACCTCGCCGCGCTGCAGGCCAGGGGCTGGGACGCGGCCGCGCTCGCGACGCTGGGCGGGCCGTCCACGGCGTTCGCCCACGCGGCCGCCCTGACGATCTACCGGGCGCGAGTCCGCGACGCGGCTCGACTCTACGAGCGCGGTCACGCCGACGCCGCACGCGAGCGCGTCGAGACCGTCTTCGGCCACTTCGAGGGCGCCCGCGCCCACGAGGCCCTCGAAGACGCCAGCGAAGACGCCTACCAGCGGTTCGAGGACGACGGGCTGAGCGCGCTCTCGACGGCCATCGAGACCGACGACGCCGAGGCCGCGGCGTCGGCGATCGAGACGATCGACGACGCGCTGGTCGACGGGATCGAGGCGCTGGGTCGCGGCGCCGAACCGGCGTTGCTGGAAGCGGGGTACTTCAAGGCGCGGATCGAGGACGCCCTCGAACGCTATCGACGCGGCGAGCGAGACGTCGCCGCCGAGACGGTTCGCGGCCTGTTCGAGACGTTCGAGGCCAACGAGGCCGACTTCCACGAGACGCTCGAGGAGACCGACGAATCGCTGTACGAGCGGTTCGAGGACGAACACCTCGCCGGGCTGATCGCGGCCGTCGAGGACGGCGACGACGCGGCCGTCGACGAGCACGTCTCCGGCATCCGGGAAACGCTGCTGGAGTTCGAGACGGCCGCCGGGTCCGTCGCGCAGGTGAGCGCGGTCGAGAGCGGGTACGTGGCTGCCCGGGTGTTCGACGCCGACGTCCTCGGCGTCATCGGTGAGCGCGAGCGTGCCGGCTCGCTGGTCCAGTCGGCCGTCCAGCACTTCGAGGAAGGTGCCGGTGGATTCCACGAAGCGCTCGAAGCGGCCGATCACGAGCGGTACGAGTCCTTCGAAGCCGCCCTCGAGGGCGCGGCGAGCGCCGCGCGAGGGGACGGGAACGTCGGCGAACGCGCCCGGACGTTCAACGACGAGGCGGTCGCGGCGATCTACGCGGTGGTGGCGTCGGCCGGCGGGTCGTTCGGGACCGAAGCCACGACGATCGTACAGGAGACGTTCGCCCACTTCGAGGGCGCCCGCGTTCACGAACTGCTCGAAGCGGCCGACCGCGAGGCCTACGAGGGGTTCGAAGCGGCCCTCGAGGCGTACATCGGGGCGCTCGAATCGGGGTCGGGGATCGACGCTGCCGCCGATCGGTTCGCGGACGCGGCGCTTCGCGCGCAGTTTGCCGTCGCCGGGGCCCCGGACGCGGCGCCGGTCGGCGAGGCGGAGACCGGCGGCGGTGCAGGCCACGAGTCCGAGCTGGAGGGCGGTCCGAACGTCGTCGAGGGCGTCCCCGACGACGTCGACCACGTCGTCGATATGCAGGCCGTCACCTTCGAGCCCGACGACCTGACGATTTCGCAGGGCGACACCGTCGCCTGGACATTCGCTGGCGGTGAGCCACACACCGTGACCGCGTACGAGGACGGAATCCCGTCGGAGGCGGCGTACTGGGCCTCCGGCGGGTTCGACTCCGAAGCGGCCGCTCGCGAGGGCTGGGAGGCGGGCCGCGGGGCCGTCCAGTCGGGCCAGTCGTACGTCCACACCTTCGAGACGACCGGGACCCACGAGTACGTCTGCATCCCGCACGAGGCCGCCGGGATGGTCGGCTCCGTGACCGTCGAGTGAGCACAGCATGACGACTCCGACATCCCGTCGAACGGGCTCCGCAGGGTGCATCCGCCGTAGTGCGGACGGCACCACCGGCCGCCTCGGTCAGCTTGGCGATCCGTTCCGGGCCCGGAGAGCGGGCGACCGGCGCGCGGACCGATCGGTCTCCGACCGGGACTCGACCGGGGGTGACGCACCGATATGGTCGGGGTGACGCTCGCAGAAATCAGAGCGCACATCGAGTCCCTCGCCAGCGACGACGGCGACTACTACGTCGTCTGCGGACGCACGGGTGATCGACCGGTGCCCGCGGCCGGCCACCGGTTCCCCGATCGCGCCACCGCGCGAGCCGCCGCCCGCGCCACCGGACAGTATCGCTCGGCGCTGCGACGCTACGATCCGCAGGTCCCCTACTACGACCTGATCGTCTGCGAGGTGCCGTCTCGGTCCACCTCGGCGCGGTCCCGGGAGTCGGCGGGCGACCCATCGCACCGGCAGCCGGCAGGGTTCGTTCTCGCCGGCGACAACACGACCG
Coding sequences within it:
- a CDS encoding ABC transporter substrate-binding protein, whose translation is MSEQNHAGRHAAPTRRDALAYGGAVTVGGLLAGCLDAADDGSAPNSTEPEPSTADEPAEDTSYSVSMAPMGDVTFDEVPKTAYAYSPHYADMAVAFGHGDAIASLGAPDAYTTSMNYYYETVEGASVDAGDLTAVWNDGVDKEVFYDIGADVHFQDPCWLRQFADNWTREDVDEVRQQIGPWFGNRYSREHTDPPAGCRDGYRYYTLWELSEKVAAVFREEKRFEAFRTMYERLEAEIRTNLPPEAERPTVGLVTIRDGTFRPYELNNPGFAKAHLRPLGAKDAFAASDQTYDENQDGRLDYEGMLSVDPDVILHSQGVGGFFDVAAIRETLEDHPVGGELAAVQNDRVYSSGTPFQGPLMNCFQLEMTAKQLYPDAFGEWPADGSEDAYPEIPTDEQLVDRNRIADGIRGDI
- a CDS encoding ABC transporter substrate-binding protein; the encoded protein is MSERNDAGRYVAPTRRDAIAYGGTVAVTGLLAGCLGDESVGSEPEPTSEGADTERSDEPADTEDASYSVTLSPVGEVSFEEPPETVFTRLTHHAGMAFALGRGNSITAMHAPDYYDGLWNQYVERLPGVELDWSGLYSSWQPEQEKLYELDSDVHLADPAWIGVQDAWDRRELDEIAERIAPWFGNSLSDSHQEPQVAWIDDYEYYTLWEQFELVADAFRERGRYEALAAVHDDLVATIEAGVPPEAERPTVAVIAAADVDEIYTYPVGTPGFLNAHTRPLGPRDAFEGAVEPTSVVDFETLLEYDPDVILHLGGMEPNTDMAERRDVFADDPVASRVEAVENGRVYAQGARYQGPILNLFQLEMTAKQLYPDVFGEWPTYEDGPYPKIPEDERLFDRQIVADAIRGDR
- a CDS encoding DUF5059 domain-containing protein; amino-acid sequence: MRETRRTWIAGTGATVLGTALAGCSGILDRDDSTGDGDDRSTGTTTETDDGSDEGESVQPEPTDVAVAAEWNAIRTRLRDPVILGHADEFAAGASVAGAIFERFERASGEDNAHEMLEATSEGDYEGFEGGLADLREALEDEDLAGAHDAMRRADEHLRDAQGVLLGSDSVRSLSLLVMGAHVADAALLAAIGDLTDAAAEFSHIGDRFEESGLRDVLTDADGAAADTFAGALDSAASAAEAEDGEAAVADAAEAFEAATDAGYELRSEPVAGAGHLAALQARGWDAAALATLGGPSTAFAHAAALTIYRARVRDAARLYERGHADAARERVETVFGHFEGARAHEALEDASEDAYQRFEDDGLSALSTAIETDDAEAAASAIETIDDALVDGIEALGRGAEPALLEAGYFKARIEDALERYRRGERDVAAETVRGLFETFEANEADFHETLEETDESLYERFEDEHLAGLIAAVEDGDDAAVDEHVSGIRETLLEFETAAGSVAQVSAVESGYVAARVFDADVLGVIGERERAGSLVQSAVQHFEEGAGGFHEALEAADHERYESFEAALEGAASAARGDGNVGERARTFNDEAVAAIYAVVASAGGSFGTEATTIVQETFAHFEGARVHELLEAADREAYEGFEAALEAYIGALESGSGIDAAADRFADAALRAQFAVAGAPDAAPVGEAETGGGAGHESELEGGPNVVEGVPDDVDHVVDMQAVTFEPDDLTISQGDTVAWTFAGGEPHTVTAYEDGIPSEAAYWASGGFDSEAAAREGWEAGRGAVQSGQSYVHTFETTGTHEYVCIPHEAAGMVGSVTVE